One region of Oryza sativa Japonica Group chromosome 5, ASM3414082v1 genomic DNA includes:
- the LOC4338459 gene encoding transcription factor SCREAM2: MVSREQKRASLHEKLQILRTLTHSHAVNKMSIISDASTYIKDLKQKIAALNKELGCAKNMNICEEPSPVVRVQVLDKGFLINVFMDKSSPGLLSSILQAFDELGLTVIEARASCSNSFRLEAVGGEHEEADGGIDANAVELAVMQAIKSTPGK, translated from the exons atggtctCCCGGGAGCAGAAGAGAGCGAGTTTGCATGAGAAGCTGCAGATTCTCCGAACTCTTACCCATTCTCATGCG GTAAATAAAATGTCTATAATCTCTGATGCATCAACATACATCAAAGATCTGAAGCAGAAGATTGCCGCACTGAACAAAGAATTAGGGTGTGCAAAGAACATGAATATTTGCGAAGAACCCTCACCTGTG GTGAGAGTTCAAGTTCTAGACAAGGGTTTCCTCATCAATGTGTTCATGGACAAAAGCAGCCCTGGGCTACTATCCTCCATTCTGCAAGCCTTCGATGAGTTAGGACTCACTGTGATTGAGGCTAGGGCTTCATGCTCCAATTCATTTCGACTCGAAGCAGTAGGAGGAGAG CACGAGGAAGCCGATGGAGGGATCGATGCAAATGCAGTGGAGCTAGCGGTGATGCAAGCCATCAAGAGCACTCCAGGAAAATAG
- the LOC4338460 gene encoding uncharacterized protein: protein MMMTMSSPAATACLPASPSLGPRSLRLLRGALARRGSRRLGVVRAASAEVAAPDAAAAAPGYTSDSLILYFKAEGTMEERAIPKITQALEGVEGVSDLEVLIEEGIGSVVLTKETTVQATGVASNLVEAIQGAGFKLQTLSLSFDDFNEDAATVAGEDDDQATE from the exons ATGATGATGACcatgtcgtcgccggcggccaccgcctgCCTCCCCGCCTCGCCCTCCCTCGGGCCCCGCTCCCTTCGCCTCCTCCGCGGAGCTCTGGCCCGGAGGGGCAGCCGCCGGCTCGGGGTGGTGCGCGCGGCCAGCGCGGAGGTGGccgcgcccgacgccgccgccgccgctccgggcTACACCTCCGACTCCCTCATCCTCTACTTCAAGGCGGAGGGTACCATGGAGGAGAGGGCCATCCCCAAGATCACCCAGGCCCTCGAG GGGGTGGAGGGGGTGAGCGACCTGGAGGTGCTCATCGAGGAAGGCATCGGAAGTGTTGTG TTGACAAAGGAGACGACGGTGCAAGCTACCGGGGTGGCCTCAAACCTGGTAGAAGCCATCCAGGGAGCTGGCTTCAAGCTGCAAACACTTAGCCTCAGCTTCGACGATTTTAATGAGGATGCAGCCACAGTCGCAGGAGAGGATGACGACCAAGCCACAGAGTGA